The Chitinimonas sp. BJYL2 genome has a segment encoding these proteins:
- a CDS encoding ABC transporter substrate-binding protein, translated as MRLAILIMLVLSLPATASELTFYSGDNPPFQQFSRDGVQVSGLAVEVLDEMTRRAGVKARHHQLPWARSVAIAKAGRDTCVYSLARLAEREAQFQWVGPIATAEWAFFARDDFRGPIQSLEDARRYRVGSASGTASTYWLKENGFQLIDLSPSDGYNARKLANGRFDLWLAQVHMAQRFAQDEGINNIRPVLKARDVPYYLACSRQTSAQTVRLLQKAIDDMRQDGTAKRLEARYQATWTIRAPESTDAARR; from the coding sequence ATGCGCCTCGCCATCCTGATCATGCTGGTTCTGAGCCTCCCGGCAACCGCCAGCGAGCTGACCTTCTATTCCGGCGATAACCCACCGTTCCAGCAGTTCAGCCGCGATGGCGTGCAGGTCAGCGGCTTGGCGGTGGAGGTGCTCGACGAGATGACCCGCCGCGCCGGCGTCAAGGCTCGGCATCATCAGTTGCCGTGGGCGCGCAGTGTTGCCATTGCCAAGGCGGGCCGGGATACCTGTGTCTACTCGCTGGCACGCCTGGCCGAACGTGAGGCCCAGTTCCAGTGGGTGGGGCCGATTGCTACCGCAGAATGGGCCTTCTTTGCGCGCGACGATTTCCGTGGCCCGATCCAGTCCCTGGAGGATGCGCGGCGCTACCGTGTGGGCAGTGCTTCGGGAACAGCCAGTACCTACTGGCTCAAGGAGAATGGCTTCCAGCTGATCGACCTCTCCCCGAGCGATGGCTACAACGCGCGCAAGCTCGCGAATGGCCGTTTCGACCTCTGGCTCGCCCAGGTGCACATGGCGCAGCGCTTTGCGCAGGATGAGGGCATCAACAACATCCGCCCCGTCCTCAAGGCGCGGGATGTACCTTATTACCTGGCGTGCTCGCGGCAGACCTCGGCGCAGACGGTCCGCCTGCTGCAAAAAGCGATCGATGACATGCGCCAGGATGGCACGGCCAAGCGACTGGAGGCACGCTATCAGGCTACCTGGACAATACGCGCACCGGAGAGCACCGATGCTGCGCGGCGCTGA
- a CDS encoding FKBP-type peptidyl-prolyl cis-trans isomerase, with amino-acid sequence MTDTLLIEDIQIGDGAEAQAGQEVTVHYTGWLTDGKKFDSSKDRGIPFSFPLGAGHVIKGWDQGVAGMKIGGVRKLTIPASLGYGTRGAGGVIPPNATLVFEVELLGLE; translated from the coding sequence ATGACCGACACCCTCCTGATTGAAGACATCCAGATTGGCGACGGCGCCGAAGCGCAAGCCGGCCAGGAAGTCACTGTTCACTACACCGGCTGGCTCACCGATGGCAAAAAGTTCGACTCCAGCAAGGATCGCGGCATCCCCTTCTCGTTCCCGCTGGGCGCAGGCCATGTGATCAAGGGCTGGGATCAGGGCGTGGCCGGCATGAAAATCGGCGGCGTGCGCAAGCTGACGATTCCCGCCAGCCTGGGCTACGGCACCCGCGGTGCCGGCGGCGTGATTCCGCCGAACGCCACACTGGTGTTCGAAGTCGAGTTGCTCGGCCTCGAATAA
- a CDS encoding diguanylate cyclase — protein sequence MLRGADPFPDRICRWLAWAGWLLLLCSSAVLAKPLDTQDPEGRWTFRTYGREEGLGSLRINLLAQDPVGFVWAATDDGLYRFDGHRFRRFGEQDGLPGRLINALRLDAQGQLWVGTDKGPARWRGERFDAALPGYPDKLGVEDIGLGPEGQLWLATREGIYVGTATGVGLLAGGPGGRFHAVSLDPDGQTMWIAKPRALWRWHASKGWETAHAELFGETREELDQIMAAPDGRVWARTSHHHYVRPAGATRFEVVPELVRADTYLARMQIAADGAIWFPTETGVSRWQADHWQHWGLAQGLPTDFVRASLVDREGNLWLGSLGLHRLVGRGVWRAHTPRQGLPANVWSVARDVKGQLLVGTETGLIQARARAWQRVPDTTDKQVRALLPLDDGSVLFGGKPYGLWRWDGRQLQAIPLPDDGQRVLRLLADGGVVWAGTYHAGLLRGVRRNGSWQFVREPVPGGTIDERIAHLLKDRQGRVWATGSDGLACLEAGRWHRYRATDGLASNKTLYLAESASGHFYLAYLDQPGRISTFPSPARCGDALRVGAGPKMPERDIYLLGETPDGALWVGHTAGLTRFAAPQASEPHAFRFGLEDGLLDEELNAMAMLAEADGRIWLGTRSGLAEFVPAHFAGQPAPPRVALLSARLGQVGLQADGREVTVAHRHNVLEVEFAAMSFLDAASVHYEVRLLGQETAWRDTMNRESRYTALSPGSYRLEVRARFREGAWGPVTALAFQIEPPWWRTRLAMGAAGLTLVLLVYLALRWRLHRLQVRTRELELMVTTRTTELAKANQALQEQSLTDPLTGLRNRRFLGQALPTHLAEVNRDYARRADGLGHGADLLLVLVDIDHFKHINDQYGHAAGDLVLQRIAGVLTTTVRESDMVVRWGGEEFLLIMRHTLRQDAEIVLERLRQAVARMVITLPDGRTLSCTCSTGFALYPFAVDDPARFDWEVLVALADRCLYVAKRNGRNAWVGLHLADQDLPVAALSQPLVDLLAQGKLRPSSSVEGELDWDEPGAPAG from the coding sequence ATGCTGCGCGGCGCTGACCCGTTCCCTGATCGTATCTGCCGCTGGCTCGCTTGGGCGGGCTGGCTGCTGCTCCTGTGCAGCAGCGCTGTATTGGCCAAGCCACTTGATACGCAGGACCCCGAAGGCCGCTGGACGTTCAGAACCTATGGCCGCGAAGAGGGCTTGGGCAGCCTGCGCATCAATCTGCTGGCTCAGGACCCGGTCGGGTTCGTCTGGGCGGCGACCGATGATGGGCTTTACCGCTTTGATGGCCACCGCTTCCGCCGTTTTGGTGAGCAGGATGGCCTGCCGGGTCGGCTGATCAACGCACTGCGGCTGGATGCGCAGGGGCAGCTTTGGGTCGGTACCGATAAGGGCCCGGCACGCTGGCGTGGCGAGCGCTTTGATGCCGCCTTGCCCGGCTACCCCGACAAACTGGGTGTGGAAGACATTGGCCTTGGCCCGGAGGGCCAGCTATGGCTGGCTACCCGTGAGGGTATCTATGTCGGGACAGCCACAGGCGTCGGTCTGCTGGCGGGTGGACCCGGGGGCCGCTTTCATGCCGTGAGCCTGGACCCGGACGGACAGACCATGTGGATTGCCAAGCCGCGTGCACTCTGGCGCTGGCACGCAAGCAAGGGTTGGGAAACCGCCCATGCCGAGCTGTTCGGGGAGACCCGTGAAGAGCTGGATCAGATTATGGCCGCACCGGACGGCCGGGTCTGGGCGCGCACCTCGCATCACCATTATGTCCGGCCTGCCGGTGCCACCCGGTTTGAAGTCGTACCTGAACTCGTTCGTGCAGATACCTATCTCGCCCGCATGCAGATCGCTGCGGATGGCGCAATCTGGTTTCCGACCGAAACCGGGGTGAGTCGCTGGCAGGCGGACCATTGGCAACACTGGGGTCTTGCACAAGGCTTGCCGACGGATTTCGTGCGGGCCAGCCTGGTGGATCGGGAGGGGAATCTCTGGTTGGGCAGCTTGGGGCTGCACCGCCTGGTGGGACGGGGTGTCTGGCGGGCCCATACACCGCGACAAGGCCTGCCTGCCAACGTCTGGTCTGTCGCGCGGGACGTAAAAGGTCAGCTGCTCGTAGGCACCGAAACCGGTCTGATACAGGCGCGCGCGCGCGCCTGGCAGCGCGTCCCCGACACCACTGATAAACAGGTACGCGCCCTGCTGCCACTGGACGACGGCAGTGTGCTGTTCGGTGGCAAGCCTTATGGTTTGTGGCGCTGGGATGGACGGCAGCTGCAAGCCATCCCCCTGCCCGATGATGGCCAGCGTGTCTTGCGTTTGCTTGCGGATGGCGGGGTTGTGTGGGCCGGGACCTACCATGCGGGCCTGCTGCGGGGCGTGCGCCGCAATGGTAGCTGGCAGTTTGTGCGCGAGCCTGTGCCAGGCGGAACCATTGATGAGCGGATTGCCCATCTGCTCAAGGATCGCCAGGGCCGTGTGTGGGCAACCGGCAGTGATGGCTTGGCTTGCCTCGAAGCAGGCCGCTGGCATCGTTATCGCGCTACGGATGGTTTGGCCTCGAACAAAACCCTGTATCTGGCCGAGTCGGCGTCCGGGCACTTCTATCTGGCCTATCTCGACCAGCCGGGGCGTATCAGCACCTTTCCATCGCCGGCCCGCTGCGGGGATGCCCTGCGTGTGGGCGCGGGGCCCAAGATGCCGGAGCGGGATATCTACCTGCTGGGTGAAACGCCCGATGGGGCTCTGTGGGTGGGGCATACCGCAGGTCTGACACGCTTTGCCGCGCCCCAGGCGAGCGAGCCGCATGCGTTCCGGTTCGGGCTGGAAGATGGCCTGCTGGACGAGGAACTCAACGCGATGGCCATGCTGGCGGAGGCGGATGGCCGTATCTGGCTCGGGACGCGCAGCGGCCTGGCCGAGTTTGTACCCGCACATTTTGCCGGCCAGCCCGCGCCACCCCGAGTCGCCTTGCTCAGTGCCCGGCTGGGGCAGGTCGGCTTGCAGGCTGATGGCCGCGAAGTCACGGTGGCACACCGGCACAATGTGCTGGAGGTTGAATTTGCCGCGATGAGTTTTCTCGACGCTGCCAGTGTGCATTACGAAGTGCGCCTGCTGGGTCAGGAGACGGCCTGGCGCGACACCATGAACCGCGAGTCGCGCTATACCGCCTTGTCGCCCGGCAGTTATCGCCTGGAAGTGCGTGCCCGCTTCCGCGAGGGCGCATGGGGTCCGGTGACCGCGCTCGCCTTCCAGATTGAACCACCCTGGTGGCGTACCCGTCTGGCCATGGGCGCGGCAGGTTTGACCCTGGTGTTGCTGGTCTATCTGGCCCTGCGCTGGCGCTTGCACCGGCTGCAGGTACGCACCCGTGAGCTGGAGCTGATGGTCACCACGCGCACCACGGAGCTGGCCAAGGCCAATCAGGCCCTGCAGGAGCAAAGTCTGACCGATCCGCTGACCGGTCTGCGCAACCGGCGCTTCCTCGGGCAAGCCCTGCCCACCCACCTCGCCGAGGTCAACCGCGATTACGCCCGTCGGGCAGATGGTCTGGGCCATGGCGCGGATTTGCTGCTGGTGCTGGTGGATATCGATCACTTCAAGCACATCAACGACCAGTATGGTCACGCCGCCGGTGATCTGGTCCTGCAGCGCATCGCAGGTGTGCTGACGACCACGGTGCGGGAGTCCGACATGGTGGTGCGTTGGGGCGGTGAAGAATTCCTGCTGATCATGCGCCACACCTTGCGTCAGGACGCGGAGATCGTGCTGGAGCGTTTGCGCCAGGCGGTGGCCAGGATGGTGATTACCCTGCCGGACGGACGAACGTTGAGTTGCACCTGTTCCACGGGGTTTGCACTCTATCCTTTTGCGGTGGATGACCCGGCCCGCTTTGACTGGGAGGTGCTCGTCGCACTGGCGGACCGCTGTCTCTATGTGGCCAAACGCAATGGTCGCAACGCTTGGGTAGGCTTGCATCTGGCCGATCAGGATTTACCGGTGGCAGCCTTGAGCCAGCCGCTGGTGGACCTGCTGGCGCAGGGCAAACTGCGCCCCAGCAGCAGCGTAGAGGGTGAGCTGGATTGGGATGAGCCCGGCGCGCCAGCTGGGTAG
- a CDS encoding PhoX family phosphatase, with product MSHIEDSENQSVNPTSAEHFNQLVERVISRRGVMKSGLGLGAFAFLGGSLAGCNSSDPVPEAPIAPPTTPAAPLINFKAVAAGSGDTIVVPEGYQAEIMAPWGTPLVKGAPAWKPDGSNSGADQALQVGDNHDGMHFFPISANSSTEGLLVMNHEYINPEYFYAYEAGQTDVFGTWTLDKVRKAQHAHGVSVIHIKKDSAGKWQIVADSAYNRRIHGNTPMTITGPAAGHALMKTSADPFGSFVYGTLNNCGNGHTPWGTYLTCEENFNGYFGTTVAGATRTPLMNRYGLSSGLSGYRWEQFDTRFDWAKEPNESNRFGWMVEIDPFDPTSTPKKRTALGRIKHENSAYALANDNRVVVYMGDDQVNEFVYKFVSDGKYDAANPNANRNLLDSGKLYVAKFNDGATKGDSMGTGEWVLLDKVANAALAADANFPDQATVLINTRQAGTVVGATPMDRPEWVTVHPTTKEVYLTLTNNSGRSAANVNDANPRAANIYGQIIRWREAGGDAAALTFEWDHFVLAGNPKASPLVSNGSGNINADNTFNSPDGLAFDPEGRLWIQTDGSFANTGGYATQGNNQMLIGDPKTKEIRRFLVGPAGCEVTGITFAPDMKTVWVNIQHPGEYGSHPNRPTVPAGTSADVYALQNPLAFSKWPDAAGGRPRSATVVITKKDGGKIGS from the coding sequence ATGAGCCATATCGAAGACAGCGAGAACCAGTCGGTCAACCCGACTTCTGCCGAGCATTTCAACCAGCTGGTCGAACGCGTGATCAGCCGTCGCGGGGTCATGAAAAGTGGTCTGGGTTTGGGTGCCTTTGCTTTTCTGGGTGGCAGCCTGGCCGGTTGCAACAGCAGCGATCCGGTACCCGAAGCCCCCATTGCCCCGCCGACAACTCCGGCAGCACCGCTGATCAACTTCAAGGCCGTGGCCGCCGGCAGCGGTGACACCATTGTCGTGCCCGAGGGCTATCAGGCCGAGATCATGGCGCCTTGGGGCACCCCGCTGGTCAAGGGCGCACCTGCCTGGAAACCCGATGGCAGCAACTCCGGTGCCGACCAGGCCCTGCAAGTGGGCGACAACCACGACGGCATGCACTTCTTCCCCATCAGCGCCAACAGCAGCACCGAAGGCCTGCTGGTGATGAACCACGAGTACATCAACCCCGAATACTTCTACGCCTACGAGGCCGGCCAGACCGACGTCTTCGGCACCTGGACCCTCGACAAGGTGCGCAAGGCCCAGCACGCCCACGGCGTCTCGGTCATCCATATCAAGAAGGACAGCGCCGGCAAGTGGCAGATTGTGGCCGACTCGGCCTACAACCGCCGCATCCACGGCAATACGCCGATGACCATCACCGGCCCGGCGGCTGGCCACGCGCTGATGAAGACCAGCGCCGATCCGTTCGGCAGCTTTGTCTACGGCACGCTGAACAACTGCGGTAACGGCCACACGCCTTGGGGCACCTACCTGACCTGCGAGGAGAACTTCAACGGTTACTTCGGCACCACCGTAGCCGGCGCGACGCGCACACCGCTGATGAACCGCTATGGCCTGTCGTCGGGCCTCTCGGGCTATCGCTGGGAGCAGTTCGATACGCGCTTTGACTGGGCCAAGGAGCCGAACGAATCGAACCGCTTCGGCTGGATGGTGGAAATCGACCCGTTCGACCCGACCTCCACGCCCAAGAAGCGCACCGCGCTGGGCCGCATCAAGCACGAGAACTCGGCCTATGCACTGGCCAACGACAACCGCGTGGTCGTTTACATGGGCGACGATCAGGTCAACGAGTTCGTCTACAAGTTCGTGTCCGACGGCAAGTACGATGCCGCCAACCCCAACGCCAACCGCAATCTGCTCGATAGCGGCAAGCTCTATGTGGCCAAGTTCAACGACGGCGCCACCAAGGGCGACAGCATGGGCACCGGCGAGTGGGTACTGCTCGACAAGGTCGCCAACGCCGCACTGGCCGCCGATGCGAACTTCCCCGATCAGGCCACGGTGCTGATCAACACGCGCCAGGCCGGTACCGTGGTGGGTGCAACACCGATGGACCGCCCCGAGTGGGTCACTGTGCACCCCACCACCAAGGAGGTGTACCTCACGCTGACCAACAACTCAGGCCGCAGCGCCGCCAATGTGAACGACGCGAACCCGCGCGCCGCCAATATCTACGGCCAGATCATCCGCTGGCGCGAAGCTGGTGGCGATGCTGCCGCACTGACCTTCGAATGGGATCACTTTGTTCTTGCCGGCAACCCCAAGGCCAGCCCGCTGGTTTCAAACGGTTCCGGCAACATCAATGCCGACAACACTTTCAACAGCCCGGATGGCTTGGCGTTCGACCCTGAAGGCCGCCTGTGGATCCAGACGGATGGCTCGTTTGCCAACACGGGCGGCTATGCCACCCAAGGCAATAACCAGATGCTGATCGGCGATCCGAAGACCAAGGAAATCCGTCGCTTCCTGGTGGGCCCTGCCGGCTGTGAAGTCACCGGCATCACCTTTGCGCCGGATATGAAGACCGTGTGGGTCAACATCCAGCATCCGGGCGAATACGGCAGCCACCCGAATCGCCCCACGGTACCGGCCGGCACCAGCGCTGATGTCTACGCGCTGCAGAACCCGCTGGCCTTCAGCAAGTGGCCCGACGCGGCGGGTGGTCGGCCGCGCTCGGCGACTGTGGTCATCACCAAGAAGGATGGCGGCAAGATCGGCAGCTGA
- a CDS encoding DUF2189 domain-containing protein, giving the protein MAEELNAAAAPDWLNELKVRNLPWHTPFAWLRAGWGDLRAMPHGSLFYGLAFVIMGWALYAIMGRAPEHVLTLTAAFLLMGPFTCLGLYEISRLHEKIDKVRLAPTFTAFRHNIAGIGFFSALLALLVAGWMRVSVVVFALFFTDNVPDLKLMLSVRFLTEENLLFLVVWLGSGALFAALAFALSVVSIPLMLDRDADTISAMFVSLRACVANPACMLVWGLCIVVLVLAGFALFGLGIIVTAPLVGHATWHAYRALVV; this is encoded by the coding sequence ATGGCGGAAGAACTGAACGCAGCGGCAGCACCGGACTGGCTCAACGAGCTCAAGGTCCGCAACCTGCCCTGGCATACCCCGTTTGCCTGGCTACGCGCCGGCTGGGGTGACCTGCGTGCCATGCCACATGGCAGCCTGTTCTACGGGCTGGCCTTCGTGATCATGGGCTGGGCGCTGTACGCGATCATGGGCCGCGCACCTGAGCATGTGCTCACGCTCACGGCGGCCTTCTTGCTGATGGGTCCGTTCACCTGTCTGGGCCTCTACGAGATCAGCCGCCTGCACGAAAAGATCGACAAGGTGCGGCTCGCGCCCACCTTCACGGCTTTCCGCCACAATATCGCCGGAATCGGCTTCTTCTCTGCCCTGCTGGCGCTGCTGGTGGCCGGCTGGATGCGGGTTTCGGTGGTGGTATTTGCACTGTTCTTTACCGATAACGTGCCCGATCTCAAGCTCATGCTGTCGGTACGTTTCCTGACGGAAGAGAACTTGCTGTTCCTCGTTGTCTGGCTCGGCTCCGGCGCGCTGTTCGCCGCGCTGGCATTCGCGCTCTCGGTCGTCTCGATCCCGCTGATGCTGGACCGCGATGCCGACACCATCAGCGCCATGTTCGTGAGCCTGCGCGCCTGCGTTGCCAACCCCGCCTGCATGCTGGTGTGGGGCCTGTGCATCGTGGTGCTTGTGCTGGCAGGCTTTGCGCTGTTCGGGCTCGGCATCATCGTCACCGCACCACTGGTAGGTCACGCCACCTGGCACGCCTACCGCGCACTGGTCGTCTGA
- a CDS encoding ABC transporter substrate-binding protein gives MKSLILLGDGVFLTKQSTSVMRRWPVAGIAIACLLLTRMLMVPAHAEVLVYPKRAHAGHPQVDYPVDLLRLALKKAGSPATLSPSALVIPQSRALRELAAGQGVDVMWSVTTREREHDLLPVRVPIYKGLMGWRVALVRADQRELLAKVRTIHDLRRFTAGQVGTWPDSDILIANALNVQTAVSFDSLFAMLRARRYDYCPRSVVEAWREAETFRAQGIVVDEHLLIRYPADSYFFVSRKQPQLARTIERGLMLALADGSFDALFRARFADVLKHLESSNRTVIRLDNPLLPEHTPLNDKRLWYRP, from the coding sequence GTGAAATCGCTGATTTTGTTGGGGGACGGGGTGTTCCTGACCAAGCAATCGACTAGCGTGATGCGGCGATGGCCTGTGGCGGGCATCGCGATTGCCTGTCTGCTCCTCACCCGCATGCTGATGGTGCCCGCGCACGCCGAGGTATTGGTTTACCCCAAACGCGCCCACGCCGGTCACCCGCAAGTCGATTATCCGGTCGATCTCCTGCGGCTTGCCCTCAAAAAAGCGGGCAGCCCGGCCACCCTCTCACCGTCTGCCCTGGTCATCCCGCAAAGCCGCGCGCTACGCGAACTGGCGGCCGGGCAAGGGGTGGACGTAATGTGGAGCGTGACCACCCGGGAACGCGAGCATGATCTCCTGCCGGTAAGGGTGCCTATCTATAAGGGCCTGATGGGTTGGCGCGTTGCACTCGTGCGTGCTGATCAGCGCGAGCTGTTGGCGAAGGTGCGTACGATTCACGACTTGCGCCGCTTCACGGCTGGCCAGGTGGGAACCTGGCCGGATAGCGACATCCTGATCGCCAACGCCCTCAATGTGCAGACGGCAGTCAGTTTTGACAGCCTGTTTGCCATGCTGCGCGCAAGACGCTACGACTATTGCCCGCGCTCGGTCGTGGAAGCCTGGCGCGAAGCGGAGACCTTCCGTGCACAAGGGATAGTGGTGGACGAGCACCTGCTGATCCGCTATCCGGCAGATTCGTACTTTTTTGTCTCCCGCAAGCAACCACAGCTGGCCCGGACCATTGAACGAGGCCTGATGCTGGCCCTCGCGGATGGCAGCTTTGATGCCCTGTTCCGGGCGCGGTTTGCCGATGTGCTCAAACACCTTGAATCCTCGAACCGGACGGTCATCCGCCTGGATAACCCGCTCCTGCCCGAGCACACACCCTTGAACGACAAGCGGCTCTGGTATCGGCCTTGA
- a CDS encoding D-2-hydroxyacid dehydrogenase encodes MLRIVFLDRDSLPVPLRQPDLPHQWVNYSATTPAQLLDHCRGADVVVSNKVVLNADTLAALPDLKLIAVAATGVNNVDLAAAKAHGIAVCNIRGYAETTVPEHALMLMLALMRNLPAYQHDLAAGAWQQSPHFCHFGAPIRDLRGRTLLIVGAGSLGRGTARLAEAFGMQVLFAEHKGATSVRPGYVDFGAGLAAADIVSIHCPLNDRTRGLIGAAELAHMRQGTVLINTARGGIVDEAALLAALRSGHLGGAGFDVLLEEPPRQGNALLDVQLPNLIMTPHVGWASYEAMSALAEQLVGNIEAWAHGTPRHLVQPSP; translated from the coding sequence ATGCTCCGAATCGTTTTTCTCGACCGCGACAGTCTGCCCGTCCCGCTGCGTCAGCCTGATCTGCCCCACCAGTGGGTCAACTACTCAGCTACCACACCTGCCCAGTTGCTCGACCACTGCCGCGGTGCGGATGTCGTCGTCAGCAACAAAGTCGTGCTCAATGCCGACACGCTGGCTGCGCTGCCTGACCTGAAGCTGATTGCGGTTGCCGCCACCGGCGTCAACAACGTTGATCTGGCAGCCGCTAAGGCTCATGGCATCGCCGTCTGCAATATCCGTGGCTATGCCGAAACCACTGTGCCCGAACACGCATTGATGCTGATGCTGGCACTGATGCGCAATCTGCCCGCTTACCAGCACGATCTGGCTGCCGGCGCCTGGCAGCAATCGCCGCACTTCTGCCACTTTGGTGCCCCGATCCGTGATCTGCGTGGTCGTACGCTGCTGATTGTGGGCGCCGGCTCGCTGGGCCGCGGCACCGCCAGGCTGGCCGAAGCTTTCGGCATGCAGGTGCTGTTTGCCGAACACAAGGGTGCAACAAGCGTTCGGCCCGGCTATGTCGATTTTGGCGCAGGCCTGGCCGCTGCCGATATCGTCAGCATCCACTGCCCGCTCAATGACCGGACACGCGGGCTGATCGGTGCGGCCGAGCTGGCACACATGCGTCAGGGCACGGTGCTGATCAACACCGCACGTGGCGGGATCGTTGATGAAGCGGCCTTGCTGGCGGCGCTGCGCAGCGGCCATCTGGGTGGTGCCGGGTTTGATGTGCTGCTTGAGGAGCCACCGCGCCAGGGCAATGCGCTGCTGGATGTCCAGCTGCCCAATCTCATCATGACCCCGCATGTGGGCTGGGCCAGCTACGAGGCCATGAGCGCGCTGGCGGAACAGCTGGTCGGCAATATCGAGGCTTGGGCCCATGGCACACCCAGACATCTGGTCCAGCCTTCGCCGTGA
- a CDS encoding DUF4197 domain-containing protein, producing the protein MRTLLITLLALCLPAQAGGLDALSDKDAASGLKEALVQAAGVAVGQLDQNDGFLGNEQVRIPLPERLQKAEKMLRKLGMSKQADELITSMNRAAEGAVKEAKPILVDAVKKMSWQDAKGILTGGDNAATDYFRRTTSEAIAARFKPVVQKATAKVKVAQHYDAYAGKAASLGLIRAEDANLDDYVTRKAMDGLFLMIAKEEQQIRADPMGQASKLLKKVFGSL; encoded by the coding sequence ATGCGTACCCTGCTGATCACCCTGCTGGCCCTTTGCCTGCCCGCCCAAGCTGGCGGACTGGATGCGCTGAGCGACAAGGATGCCGCCTCCGGCCTCAAGGAGGCACTGGTACAAGCCGCCGGCGTGGCCGTGGGTCAGCTCGATCAGAACGATGGTTTTCTGGGTAATGAACAGGTGCGCATTCCCCTGCCCGAGCGCCTGCAAAAAGCAGAGAAGATGCTGCGCAAACTGGGCATGAGCAAACAGGCCGACGAGCTGATCACCAGCATGAACCGCGCTGCCGAAGGTGCAGTCAAGGAAGCCAAGCCCATCCTCGTCGATGCGGTCAAGAAGATGAGCTGGCAGGATGCCAAGGGCATCCTCACCGGCGGTGACAACGCCGCCACCGACTACTTCCGTCGCACCACCAGCGAGGCCATCGCCGCCCGCTTCAAGCCGGTAGTGCAAAAGGCCACCGCCAAGGTTAAAGTCGCCCAGCATTACGATGCCTACGCGGGCAAGGCAGCCAGCCTGGGTCTGATCCGCGCCGAAGACGCCAATCTGGATGACTACGTCACGCGCAAGGCCATGGACGGCCTGTTCCTGATGATCGCCAAGGAGGAGCAGCAAATCCGCGCCGACCCGATGGGTCAGGCCAGCAAGCTGCTCAAGAAGGTATTCGGTTCACTCTGA
- a CDS encoding DinB family protein translates to MSSTLISLFGFKTWAQTELFEAVATLSAEQYAEARHTAIRILNHIHVVDRIFVGNLQGVAHGYTATNTPETPELAALQRAANETDRWYQDYVARLSPTDLAQPMRFTFTDGDAGTMTHEEMLLHVITHGGYHRGAVGRILAQCGVAPPRELYTKFLHQSEPQRRG, encoded by the coding sequence ATGTCCAGCACCCTCATCTCGCTGTTCGGCTTCAAGACCTGGGCGCAGACCGAGCTGTTTGAGGCCGTCGCGACACTCTCGGCCGAGCAGTACGCCGAGGCCCGCCATACGGCGATCCGCATCCTCAACCATATTCATGTGGTGGACCGCATCTTCGTCGGCAATCTGCAAGGGGTCGCACACGGCTATACCGCGACCAACACCCCCGAAACGCCCGAGTTGGCCGCTTTGCAGCGTGCGGCCAACGAGACCGATCGCTGGTATCAGGACTACGTGGCCCGACTCAGCCCCACCGATCTGGCCCAGCCAATGCGCTTCACCTTTACCGACGGCGACGCTGGCACGATGACGCATGAGGAAATGCTGCTCCATGTGATCACCCATGGCGGCTACCATCGCGGCGCGGTGGGCCGCATCCTTGCACAGTGCGGCGTTGCGCCGCCGCGCGAGCTGTATACCAAGTTCCTGCATCAGTCCGAGCCGCAGCGTCGCGGCTGA
- a CDS encoding DUF3224 domain-containing protein: MPIAQGRFQVTMTPQAETGSTDGVSNLGRMALDKVFEGDLAGTGKGEMLTAMTQTPGSAGYVAIERFSGSLHGRQGGFVFQHSGTMTRGEKQLSITVVADSGVGELAGIRGEFSIRIIDGQHLYTFDYDLPG, translated from the coding sequence ATGCCCATCGCCCAAGGCCGCTTCCAGGTCACCATGACACCGCAAGCCGAGACCGGTTCCACCGATGGCGTCAGCAATCTGGGGCGGATGGCGTTGGACAAGGTGTTCGAGGGCGATCTGGCCGGTACGGGCAAGGGCGAGATGCTGACGGCGATGACGCAGACGCCAGGCTCAGCCGGCTATGTGGCGATCGAACGCTTCAGCGGCAGCCTGCATGGACGCCAGGGTGGTTTTGTATTCCAGCACAGCGGCACGATGACTCGCGGCGAGAAGCAGTTGTCGATTACGGTGGTGGCCGATTCAGGCGTGGGTGAGCTGGCCGGCATCCGTGGTGAGTTCAGCATCCGGATCATCGACGGCCAGCATCTGTACACGTTCGACTACGACTTACCCGGCTAA